The window TGATTCAACTTGCTGTAGTGCCAAAGCGGCTACTCGCTGCCGCAATTCGGTTAACGCCCGCTCTCTTTCGGTATTCAAGTCTGCTGCTGCTGTTTGTTTCAAGCGTTCTACGTCTTGTGCTGCTTTATCTAACAGAGCTTGCTTAGTTGCCTGGGCGCTGTCTGTGGCTGCTTGGCGAATGCGCTGTGCCTCAGCTTGAGCCTGGGTCAACTGTTCTTGTGCTTGTGAAAGAGAAGCTTGTGCTTCTTTTAAGCGTTGTTCTGCTTCCTGAATGGCAGTTGCGATATTGGATCTGCGATCGTTCAGGATATTGCTTAAAACTTTGCGTCCAAAGTAGAATAGTATGCCAATCAGAATCACTAGGTTTATGAGATTGGTTTCTAAAATGTCTAGGTTTAGACCGAAACCACCTTCTGCTGCGCCTTCTGCCAATTCAGAGTGAACAGCTTGAGCTTCTGTGGCAAGTAAGAAGAAAATGCCCATGATAGCCATTTACAGGTGCGCTGCTCGCTTACTAATTAAGTTTTGTCTTCCCGTAGGAAAAAAGTGCTACGAATTTTAGATTTTAGATTTTAAATTTTAGATTTTTTGGTTTATCACCACCTAAATTTTAGATTTTCATTTTTGATTGAGTAATTTATCAATCTGCAACCTAAAAATTGGCACTGTAAATCCAAAATCGGCAATCTAAAATCCAAAATTGGCTGACACTTAAATTAGGCGCTCTGGGACAAATGCCCAGTTGCGCGTAGATTTTGCCAGACCAGTCATTTTTAGCTTATCTAGCTAAACTCGGCCCTAATAGTTTTTCTAGGATCTGCCTGCTGAGAGCATCAACTTGTTGTTCTAAGGAACGCATAGCTTCCTGCTTTTGTTGCTCTATTTCAATAGAAGCTTTTTCTCGTTGAGCTTGAGCTTCTTGTTGCGCCTCAGCAATTTTCTGGGCAGTAATTTTCTTAGCTTCAGCCTGAGCCGCTTCTAAAGTCGCTTGCGATTGTCTGCGAGCTTCTGCTAGTTGTTGCTCATATTCTTGAGTTAGGCGTTCGGCTTTGGCTAAACGTTCCTTGGCTTCAAGGGTATTGGTGCGGATGTAATTATCGCGCTCATCCAGTACCTTGGTCAGTGGCTTATAGAAAATTACATTCAACAAGGCTGCCAACAGCAGGAACTGCAATGCCATAAAGGGCAAAGTAGCATCGAAATCAAACATTTCTCTCCTCTTTGGCTGGAGTAGCAGTTTTCATGGCTAGCAACGTTATCCAACCTTTCGTATTTTAGAGACCCATAGCCACAAGGGTCAGCCTACATCAGAACCAATTAATCCCCAAAATTTGGTTTGTAGAGACGTGATAGCTCACGTCTCTACAAAACAAAAACTTTCAGGTCTTATGCGAAGGGGTTAGCGAACAATAGTACTAACGCGATTACTAGACCGTAGATGGTCAAAGATTCCATGAACGCCAAGGTTAATAGCAGAGTACCGCGAATTTTACCTTCTGCTTCTGGTTGACGAGCAATACCTTCTACTGCCTGACCAGCAGCGTTACCTTGTCCAATACCAGGGCCGATCGCAGCCAAACCAATTGCTAAAGCAGCAGCCAGAACTGAAGCAGCAGAAACTAATGGATCCATTTTGATTTTCCTTGCTTTAAGTACAGAACTACAAAAGTAAATTAACTAGTAAAGACGTGTTTTTTCACGCTGCACCGAGTTCTCGCAAATCGCAGTTTGCGACGTTTTGAGCTTTGATGCTCGTCAGAACTGTGCTAACAACTGAGGGCTTTAATGATGCTCCTCATGCTCTTCGCCGCCGTGTCCTTCCATTGCCTCATGAATGTATGCCCCTGCTAGGGTAGCAAACACTAGAGCTTGAATGGCACTGGTAAATAAACCCAAGGCCATTACAGGCAGAGGTACAAATAAAGGCACGAGCAGCACTAATACCGCCACAACTAATTCATCCGCCAAGATGTTACCGAAAAGACGGAAGCTTAGGGAGAGGGGCTTAGTGAAATCTTCGAGAATGGCGATCGGCAACAATACGGGTGTTGGCTCTATAT is drawn from Aulosira sp. FACHB-615 and contains these coding sequences:
- the atpE gene encoding ATP synthase F0 subunit C — encoded protein: MDPLVSAASVLAAALAIGLAAIGPGIGQGNAAGQAVEGIARQPEAEGKIRGTLLLTLAFMESLTIYGLVIALVLLFANPFA
- a CDS encoding F0F1 ATP synthase subunit B, with the translated sequence MAIMGIFFLLATEAQAVHSELAEGAAEGGFGLNLDILETNLINLVILIGILFYFGRKVLSNILNDRRSNIATAIQEAEQRLKEAQASLSQAQEQLTQAQAEAQRIRQAATDSAQATKQALLDKAAQDVERLKQTAAADLNTERERALTELRQRVAALALQQVESQLRSGVSDDVQQALIDRSIAQVGGR
- a CDS encoding F0F1 ATP synthase subunit B'; translated protein: MFDFDATLPFMALQFLLLAALLNVIFYKPLTKVLDERDNYIRTNTLEAKERLAKAERLTQEYEQQLAEARRQSQATLEAAQAEAKKITAQKIAEAQQEAQAQREKASIEIEQQKQEAMRSLEQQVDALSRQILEKLLGPSLAR